A region of the Mycobacteriales bacterium genome:
CGGGCCTCGCGGTCCTGTGGCGCCTGCACGGGCTCGACGCCGTGATGCGCGAGGCCTGGCAGGCCGGTGTCGTGCTGTTCGGGGTGAGCGCGGGCTCGCTGTGCTGGCACAGCGGAGGTACGACGGACAGCTTCGGCCCCGAGCTGCGGCCGTGGACCGACGGCCTCGGCCTCATCCCCGGCTCGAACTGCCCGCACTACGACAGCGAGGCGAGACGGCGACCGCTCTACCAGCAGCTCGTCCGCGACGGCGTGCTCGCGCCGGGCTACGCCGCGGACGACGGGGTCGGCCTGCACTACGTCGGGACGACCCTGCACGAGGCCGTCGCGGATCGCCCCGGGGCCTCGGCCTACCGGGTCGACGTCACGGGCGAGGAGCCGGTGCCGACTCGCCTGCTCGGCTGAGGGCGCTGGGCCACCAGGTCCGACGGTCCAGCTGCAGGGTCAGTGCGGGCACGAGCAGGCTGCGCACGACGATCGTGTCGAGCAGCACCCCGAAGGCGACCGCGAAGCCCAGCTGGGCGAGCGGCACCAGCGGCAGGACGCCGAGCACGCCGAACGTCGCGGCGAGCACGACCCCCGCGCTGGTGATGACGCCGCCGGTGACGGCCAGGCCCTTCAGCGTACCGGCCCGGGTCGACCCGGTCTCGACGGTCTCCTCGCGCACCCGCGACATGAGGAAGATGTTGTAGTCGATCCCGAGCGCGACGAGGAAGACGAACGCGAACAGCGGGAACGACGAGTCGGCGCCCGCGAAGCCGAAGACCTCGTTGAAGACGATCGCGCAGACGCCGAGGGTCGCGGCGTAGGACAGCACGACCGTGCCGATGAGCATCAGCGGTGCGACGACGGCCCGCAGCAGCAGCGCGAGCACGACGAGGATCACCAGCAGCACCAGCGGGATGATGACGCGGTTGTCGCGCTGCGAGGCCCGCTGCAGGTCGAGGTTGATGGCCGTCGACCCGCCGACGAGGACGTCACGGGAGACCTCGTCGACCTCGTCGCGCAGCCGGTCGACGACGGCCTGCGCGTCGGTGCCGTCTCCCGACACCGACAGCGTCGCGTTGAGCAGCACCAGGCCGTCGCGCTCGTTGCGCGGGGCGGCCGGGTCGGTCGGGTCGGTCGTGGCGAAGGCGCTGCCGACGACGTCGCGGTCGGCGTCGACGACCCGCTTGACCGCGTCGGCCTGGGCGACCGGCGCGACGACCGTGACCGGCCGGCCGCTGCCCGCGTCGTAGTGGCGCTCGATGACCTCCTGGCCGACGACGGACTCGTTGCGCTCGGTGAAGAAGTCGGAGCTCCCGATGCCGCTCGCCTGCAGCTGGGTGGCACCGGCGGCGAGCACGAGCAGGGCGCCCGCGCTGAGCAACGACACCCGGCGGGGGTGGGCGCCGACGTGCTCGCTGATGCGGCCCCAGACGCCGTGCTCGGTAAGGCCCAGGTGGTCGGCCTGCGGGACCCGCGGCCAGAAGGCCCGGCGCCCTATCAGCAGCAGCAGCGCGGGCAGCAGGGTGGTCATGGTGAGCGCCGCGGAGACGACACCGATCGCGGCGACCGGGCCGAGGCCGCGGTTGCTCGCGAGATCGGAGGCGAGCAGGCACAGCAGGCCGAGGCAGACGGTGGCGGCGCTCGCGACGATCGCGGGCACCGCGCCGCGCAGCGCCACCCGCATCGCGTCCCAGGGCCGGTCGAACTCGTGGAGCTCCTCGCGGTAGCGCGCGATGAGCAGCAGCGCGTAGTCGGTGCCCGCGCCGAAGACGAGCACGGTGAGGATGCCCTGGCTCTGGGCGTCGACGGTGAGCAGATCGGCCCTCGCCAGGCCGTAGATGACCGCGGCAGAGGTGGCGAAGGCAGCTCCGGCGCAGACCAGCGGCAGCAGCCACAGCACGGGGCTGCGGTAGACGAGGAGCAGGATCAGCACCACGACGCCGGCGGTCGCGAGCAGCAGCGGCCCGTCGATGCTCGAGAAGACCTCGAACTGGTCGGCCGAGAAGCCACCGATGCCGGTCACCCAGACCCCGAGGCCGTCTTTCGGGTCGGTGCCATCGCGGATCTCCCCCACGATGACCGGCAGCTTCTCGACGTCGGTGCCGTCGACGGCCGCGACGACCTGCAGCGCCTGGCCGTCCTTCGCTGGCTGTGCGGGCAGCACCGCGACGACACCCTCGACGCGGGCGATCCTCGCCGCGTCGCGCTCGACCCGCGCGCGGTCCGCGTCGGTGATCCCGCTGGTCCGCTCGTAGACGACGAGGGTCGGGAAGACGTCGGCTCCCGCGAGGGCCTTCTCGACCTCGAGCGCCAACGTCGACTCGGCGCTGTCGGGCAGGAACGCCGACTGGCTGCTCTCGACGACATCTGCCAGCTTGCCCGACAGCGGGCCCGCGACGGCGAGCACCAGCAGCCACAGGACCGCGATGGCGCCGGCGTAGGGACGGACCCGGTGGCGACGGGCAGGGGTGTCGATCATGCCGGGCACGCTAGCGACGGCGGGGTCCTCCCGCCCTTCGGCGTCCCACGTGTCGGGAGCGATGTGCGCCACGTCTCGTCAGGGGCGGTGCGTCGTACCCTCGTGGGGTGGAGATGCGTCGGCTGGGAGTGCTGCCCTACGCCGAGGCGTGGGACCTGCAGCGGTCGGTCCACGCCGAGGTGGTCGCCGGCGGTGACGACGTGGTGCTGCTGCTCGAGCACGATCCGGTCTACACCGCGGGCAAGCGCACGGAGGCGTGGGAGCGGCCGCTCGACGGCACACCGGTGGTCGACGTCGACCGCGGCGGGAAGATCACCTGGCACGGGCCGGGTCAGGTGACCGGCTACCCGATCACGCGGCTGGCGGACCCGGTCGACGTCGTCGCCTACGTGCGCGCGCTCGAGCAGGTCCTCATCGACACCTGCGCCGCGCTCGGCCTCGCGACGACCCGGGTCGAGGGTCGCTCCGGCGTGTGGACGCTGGACGGGGCGCGCAAGGTCGCGGCCATCGGCATCCGGGTGGCGCAGGGAGTCACGATGCACGGCTTCGCGCTCAACTGCGACCCGGACCTCACGGCGTACGACGCGATCGTCGCGTGCGGCATCACCGACGCGAGCGTCACGTCGCTGACCCGAGAGCTCGGGCGGTCCGTGACCGTGGCCGACGCGCTGCCGGTGCTGGAGCGGCACCTGCCGTCGCTGGTCGCCGCGCGGGTGTGACGGTCCGACCCGCGACCGGGCTCGACGAGGCGGCGATGATCGGTGCCTGGGTCGCGGCCCAGGGGGCCCGCGGGCTGCCGCCGTCGAAGGCCCGGCAGTCACGTGTGCGCGCCAAGCTCCGCGAGCCGCTCGCTCTTGGGCTCGTGAGCGGCGACCCCGTGGTGGGGATGCTGCTCGCCGAGCCGTGGCGCTCGCCCGAGGGCCGCCTCGTCGGCGGTGTGCTGCACCTGTCGATGCTCTTCGTCGCTCCGGCCTCGCAGCGGGCGGGCCACGGGACCGCGCTGGTCACGGCGCTGCTGGCCCGCTACCCGCAGGTGCGGGTGTGGTCGCGCGACGCCGTGGGCTTCTACGAGGGCCTCGGCTTCACCCGGACCGGTGCCGAGTCCGACGTCGGCGTAGAGCTCGAAAGCCCTGCGCTGCAAGCACTTCGGCCCTAGTCTGCACCTCGTGGAGCACTGCGACGCCTGCCGCTTCGACGCGTCGCTGTGGACCCGCGAGGACCTCCGGCGCACCCTCGAGATGGCGCCCCTGCTGGTCGAGGGCGTGACGGGTCGTCGTGGTCCTGCCGTGTCGTCAGACGACGTCGACCTGGTCGCCGCGGTGCACCGGCTCTGGCACGACCTGTCGACCGCCGGTCGCGATGCCTGCGCCGGGACCCCGTCGGTCTCCGGCGTCGTGGTCCAGGTGTCGCTGTCCCGCGGGGGCGTGCCGAAGCTGCCGGTCCTGCGCGCGGCCGTCACCGCCCAGGGCGTCTCCGGCGACCGGCAGGCCACCCGCAGGCACCACGGGCGGCCGTGGCAGGCGGTGTGCCTGTGGTCAGCGGAGGTCGTCGACGCCCTCGCCGCCGAGGGTCACCCGATCGGCTACGGCTCGGCCGGGGAGAACCTCACCGTCCGCGGCCTGCCCTGGGCGTCGGTGCGACCTGGTGCGCGGCTGCTCGTCGGCTCGGCGCTGGTCGAGGTGATGGCCTTTGCGATCCCGTGCCGCAAGAACGCGCAGTGGTTCGCCGACGGCCGCTTTCGCCGGATGGCACAGGAGGTCTCGCCGGGCCGGTCGCGGCTCTACGCGCGCGTGGTCGTCGACGGCGTCGTGGCCCCCGGCGACCCCGCGGTCCTCGAGCCGTTCGCCGTCCCGACGCAGGCGGTGCCCGCACGGCAGGAGTCGTTCTTCTAGGGTCTGCGCCATGCCCTACGCCCTCGAGCTCCGCCAGCGCTTCACCCCGCTGCAGAACCGCTACGACCTGGTCGGCTTCCGCGACGGCAGCGAGACGCTGCTGGGCTACGCCGAGCAGAAGCGCTTCAAGCTGAAGGAGAAGATCACCTTCTACGGCTCCGACGACAAGTCGCAGGTCGCCTTCACCCTCGGCGCGCGCAACGCCTTCGAGATCGCCGGGAAGTACGACGTGTGCGCGGCCGACGGCACCGTGCTCGCGACCATCGCCAAGGACCCGGCGAGCTCGCTGTTCCGCTCGACCTACCACATGGTCATCGGCGGGCGCGACCTGCTCGGCACGGAGCGCACGCTGTGGAAGGCGCTCTTCCGCCGGTTCGTCGACCTGCCGCTGTTCCCGATCCAGTTCGACGTCCTCGACGCCGGCCGGCCGGTGCTGACGATCGACCGCATCATGCAGATCCGCGACAGCTACCGCACCGAGGTCGCCGACGACAGCGTCGACTGGCGGGTGGCGGCGGCGATGACGGTGGCCGTCGACGCGTTCATGCAGCGCTGACGTCTCGCTACACCTGCGGCAGCACCTCCGACGCAACGAGCTCCAGCTGGTCGAGGTCGGTGAGGTCGAGGGCCTGCAGGTAGAGACGGCTGGCGCCGACCTCGCCGAAGGCACCGATCTTGTCCACGACCTCTGCGGGCGTTCCCGCGAGACCGCCGGCCCGGAGCGACTCGACGCTGCGCCCCAGGGCGTCCGCGCGGCGGCGCACCTCAGCCTCGTCACGTCCGACGCAGAGCGCCTGGCAGGCCGACAGCACCAGGGAGCGCCCGGTCTGCGCCGCCGCGGCGCGCACCCGACCGAACTGCTCCGCCGTCGCCTCGAGCGAGGCGAAGGGCAGGTTGAACTCGGTCGCGAACCGCGCCGCCAACCGGGGTGTGCGGACCGGACCGCTGCCGCCGACGACGATCGGCACCGGCGACTGCACCGGCTTGGGCAGGGCCGGTGCGTCGACCAGCGCGTAGTGCTTCCCGGCGAAGGAGTAGGGACCCGACGAGGCCCACAGCCCGGTAACGATCTCGAGCTGCTCCTCCAGCCGCTCGAAGCGCTCCCCGAGCGACGGGAAGGCGATGCCGTAGGCGGTGTGCTCCTGCTCGAACCAGCCCGTCCCGAGCCCGAGCTCGACCCGGCCGCCCGACATCGCGTCGACCTGGGCGGCGGCGATCGCGAGCATCGCGGGCAGCCGGAAGGTCGCGGCAGTCACCATCGTCCCGAGCCGAATCGTGGAGGTCTCGCGCGCAAGTCCGGCGAGCGTGACCCAGGCGTCGGTCGGGCCGGGCAGACCGGTGCCGTCGCGGGGCGTGACGAACCCCGGGAAGTCGAAGGCCACCAGGTGGTCTGAGCGGAAGAACGCGTCGAAGCCGCACGCCTCCGCGGTGCGGGCGACGGCGAGCAGCTCGTCGTACGACGCACCCTGCTGGGGCTCGGTCATCACGCGCAGGTCCATGGCCCGGGACGATAACCGCACCCGCACGCGTTAGCCTGGGGTGTGACGATCGCCCCCGACGGCCGCAGGATGCTGCGCCTCGAGGTCCGCAACGCGGCGACCCCCATCGAGAAGAAGCCGTCATGGATCCGGACCCGCGCGGTGATGGGCCCGGAGTACACCGCGCTCAAGGCGCTGGTGAAGGACGAGGGCCTGCACACCGTGTGCGAGCAGGCCCAGTGCCCCAACATCTTCGAGTGCTGGGAGGACCGCGAGGCGACCTTCCTCATCGGCGGTGACCAGTGCACCCGCCGCTGCGACTTCTGCACGATCGACACGGGCAAGCCCGCCGACTACGACACCGACGAGCCGCGCCGGGTCGCGGAGTCGGTCGCGACGATGGGCCTGCGCTACGCCACGATCACCGGTGTCGCCCGCGACGACCTCCCCGACGGCGGCGCCTGGCTCTACGCCGAGACGGTCCGTCAGGTGCACGCGGCCGTCGAGGGCATCGGCGTCGAGCTGCTCGTGCCCGACTTCGACGCCGTGCCGGAGCAGCTCGCCGAGGTCTTCGGCAGCCGACCCGAGGTGCTCGCCCACAACCTCGAGACGGTCCCGCGGATTTTCCGCCGGATCCGCCCCGGCTTCCGCTACGAGCGCTCGCTCGACGTCATCACCCAGGCCCGCGCGGCCGGCCTCGTCACGAAGTCCAACCTGATCCTCGGCATGGGCGAGACCCGCGAGGAGGTCAGCGAGGCGCTCGCCGACCTCGTCGCCGCGGGCTGCGAGCTCATCACGATCACGCAGTACCTCCGGCCCTCGAGCCGCCACCACCCCGTCGAGCGCTGGGTCGAGCCGCAGGAGTTCGACGAGATGGCCGAGGAGGCCCGCGAGCTCGGCTTCTCCGGCGTGATGAGCGGCCCCCTGGTCCGCTCGTCCTACCGCGCCGGCCGGCTCTACGCCGAGGCCGTCGCGGCCCGCGGCTAGCTGGTCCGCACCCAGGCGGTCGTCCCCTCCGGCACGACACCCTCGACCGGCCGCGACGACAGCAGCAGCTCCCCCTCGGGCAGCGGCACGTCCGGCCCGGTCGACAGCACGCAGACGAGCGCACCCCCGCCCTCGAGGTCACGGGCGAAGGCGAGCGCGCCCTCGGGCACGTCGCGCCAGCGCACCTCGCGTGACAGCGACGGCAGCAGCGCACGCCGGGTCTCGAGCGCCCTGCGGTACGCCGACAGCGTCGACGCGTCGTCGCCCTGCTGCACCGCCACGGCGCGGTCCAGCGCCTGCGGGCCGAGCGGCAGCCATGGCGTCCCGGTCGTGAAGCCGTGACCGGGAGACTCGGCGGTCCACGGCACCGGGGTGCGGCAGCCGTCGCGTCCGACGACCTGCCCGCCGGAGCGCAGCCAGATCGGGTCCTGGCGCAGCTCGGCCGGCACGTGGTCCTGCTCGAGCCCGAGCTCCTCCCCTTCGTAGAGGTAGGGCGAGCCCGGCAGTGCGAGCAGCACCATCGTCGCTGCCAGCGCCCGCGCCCGGCCCTCCGCGCCACCGCCGTAGCGGGTGGCGTGGCGCACTACGTCGTGGTTGGACAGCACCCAGGTCGGTGACGCACCGTCGACCTCGAAGGCCTCGAGCGACTGAGTCAGCAGCGCCTTCCACCGGGTGGCGTCGAAGGGCGCGGCGAGCAAGGGGAAGTTGAAGGCCTGGTGCAGGCGGTCGCGCCCGACGAAGCGGGTGACCCGCTCGACCTTCGGCAGGAACACCTCTCCGACCATCACGCGGTCGCCGGCGTAGGAGTCGGTGATCTCGCGCCAGCGGCGGTAGACCTCGACGACCTCCGGCTGGTCCCAGGCGTTGGGCATGTGGTGGAACATCACGCCGTCGGCCTCCTCGCCGGGAGGATGGTCCTCGAGCCCCTCCTGCTTGTAGAGCGCGTGGGCGACGTCGATGCGGAAGCCGTCGACGCCACGGTCGAGCCAGAAGCGCAGGATCCGCTCCCACTCCTCGTGGACGGCGGGGTTGCGCCACTCGACGTCGGGCTGGCGGCTGTCGAACAGGTGGAGGTACCACTGCCCGTCGGGCACCTGGGTCCAGGCGGGCCCGCCGAAGACCGAGTGCCAGGAGTTCGGCGGACCACCGTCGCGCCCGTCGCGGAAGACGTAGCGCTCCCGCATCGGCGACAACGGGTCCGCGAGCGCCTCGCGGAACCACGCGTGCTCGTCGCTGGAGTGGTTGGGCACCAGGTCGACGATGACGTGCAGGTCGAGCTCGTGGGCGCGGGCCAGCAGCGCGTCGGCGTCGGCCAGGGTGCCGAACAGCGGGTCGACGTCGCACTGGTCCGCCACGTCGTAGCCGTGGTCCGCCATCGGTGAGCGGTAGAACGGGGTCAGCCAGACCGCGTCGGCACCGAGCGCCGCGACGTGCGGGAGCCGGGCCGTGATGCCGGGCAGGTCACCGACCCCGTCCCCGTCGGAGTCGGCGAAGCTGCGGACGTAGACCTGGTAGACGACGGCGTCGCGCCACCACACGGAGGGGGCCGTCACACCGAGACGCGAGCGCCGGTCGCCGCGTCGAACCAGTGCAGTTGCTCCGGGTCGGGCGCGAGCCAGACCGACGCGCCCTTGGCCGGCGGTGACTTCGGGTCGACGCGCGCGACGAGCACCTGGGCGCCGTTGCTGCCCTCGACGCTGGCGTGGACGAATGCGTCGGAGCCCAGCTCCTCGACCAGCTCGACCGTCGCGGGGACGCCCTCGCCGGAGCCGACCAGGCGCAGGTCCTCCGGCCGGGTGCCGAGCACGGCCGCGGACCCGGTCAGGCCGGCCGCGGTCTCGCGCGACGGGGTGAGCACGAAGTTGCCGAGGTGCGAGGCGCCGTCGCTGCCGATCTCGACGTCGAAGAGGTTCATCGCGGGTGAGCCGATGAAGCCCGCGACGAAGACGTTGCCGGGCCGGTCGTACATCGCGCGCGGGCTGTCGACCTGCTGCAGGACGCCGTCCTTGAGGACGGCGACCCGGTCGCCCATCGTCATCGCCTCGACTTGGTCGTGAGTGACGTAGAGCGTCGTGACACCGAGCCGGCGCTGCAGCGAGGCGATCTGCGTGCGGGTCGCCACGCGCAGCTTGGCGTCGAGGTTGGACAGCGGCTCGTCCATGCAGAAGACCTGCGGGTTGCGCACGATGGCGCGGCCCATCGCGACGCGCTGGCGCTGGCCGCCCGACAGCGCCTTGGGCTTGCGCTCGAGGTAGTCGCTGAGGTCGAGGACCTTCGCAGCCTCCTCGACCCGCGTGCGGATCTCGGTCTTCGGCACGCCCGCGATCTTGAGCGCGAAGCCCATGTTGTCGGCGACGGTCAGGTGCGGGTAGAGCGCGTAGGTCTGGAAGACCATCGCGATGTCGCGGTCGCTCGGGTCGACGTTGCTCACGTCGCGGTCGCCGATGCGGATCGCCCCGCCGTCGACGGGCTCCAGGCCTGCGAGCATCCGCAGCGACGTCGACTTGCCGCAGCCCGAGGGCCCGACGAGGACGAGGAACTCGCCGTCACCCACCTCCAGGTCCAGGGCGTCGACGGCGGGGCGCTGCGCCCCGTCGTACATCCTCGTCGCCTTCTCGAAGGTGACCGTGGCCATCGTGTGCCTTCCCTCCACCGGCAGGAACGTGCCGGACGATCCGAGTGGGAGTGGTGCAAGTCGACGCGCCGGGTTGCCCCGACGTTGTCGTGACGCGCATCCTGCGGCACACTCGCCGCAACTGCAAGCGCTTGCAGCAAGGAGGAGCCCGGTGATCGCCCGGATCGAGGACGTGGCACGCGAGGCCGGGGTCTCCACCGCGACCGTGTCGAGGGCGCTGCGCGGGCTGCCCAACGTCTCGGAGGTGACCCGGGTCCGGGTCGTCAGGGTGGCGACCGACCTGGGCTACGTCGTGAGCCGCACGGCGTCGACCCTGGCCAGCGGGCGCACCCTCACGGTCGCGGTGCTCAGCCCCTTCATGGAGCGCTGGTTCTTCTCCCAGCTCATCGCGGCGGTCGAGTCCGAGCTGCGCACCCGCGGCTACGACGCACTGCTGATCGGGCTCGCTCAGCCCGGTGCGCCCGGCCGCGATGCCTTCAAGCCCGAGACCCTGCGCGGCCGGGTCGACGCCGTCGTGGTCCTCACCGCCCCGCTGACCGGTGGCGAGCTCGACGGGGTCCGGCGGCTCGGTCTGCCGACCGTGTTCATCGGGGCCTCGCTCGGTGGGGCGATGTCGGTGCGGGTCGACGACGTGGCTATCGCACGGACGGCGACGGAGCACCTGCTCCACCTCGGGCACACGCGGATCGCCTACGTGGGAGGCGATCCGCACGAGCCGATCAACTACACGACGCCAGCCGACCGGCGGGCGGGGTGGATGGCAGCGATGCGAGCGGCCGGGGTCGAGCCGGTCGCGGCGTACGAGGTGCCGGGGCTCTTCACGCCCGCAGGAGGCCTGGCCGCAGGACGCGCGCTGCTCGCACTGGCCGAGCCGCCGACGGCGGTCTTCGCGGCCTCCGACGAGATGGCCTTCGGTGTGCTGGCCGCCGCACGCGAGGCAGGGGTGCGCGTGCCGGCGCAGCTGTCAGTGGTCGGCGTCGACGACCACGAGCTCGCGACGCTGGTCGACCTGACGACGGTCGCGCAGCCGGTGGCACGCCAGGGGACGCTGGCCGCACAGCTCGCCCTCGACGCCATCAGCGGGCTCTCACGGACACAGGAGCACGTCGTGGTCCCCGTCCACCTCGAGGTGCGCGGAACCACCGGGCCATGTCCGGCTTGAGGATGCTTTTCGCAGAGACTTGAGCCTGCGGACGGCTTTGTTACGGGATCGTGACCGGTGATCACGGTCACACCTGTTGCGACCTCGTAACGCAAGCGCTTGCATGATGCTCTGCTGGGCTGCGATCACGCCGCCCCCTTCGGAGGGATCCGCATGACCTCACTCACCCGCGGCCGCCGCCGGGCGTCTGCTGCCGGAGCGCTCGCGCTCGCCGTCGGCCTCGCAGGCTGCGGCTCCAGCGACCCCGACCCCGTGGCCACGACCGGGGGTGACTGCGCCGCCTACTCGTCCTACGGCGACCTCAAGGGCAAGACCGTCACCGTCTTCACCGGGATCGTCACCCCGGAGGACGCGCTGCTGGAGAAGACCTGGAAGCCCTTCGAGGACTGCACCGGGGCCGACATCAAGGGCACCTTCGACAAGTCCTTCGAGACCCAGATCCTGGTGCAGGCCCGCGCCGGCAACGCGCCCGACATCGCGATCGTCCCGCAGCCGGGCCTGCTCAAGCA
Encoded here:
- a CDS encoding LacI family DNA-binding transcriptional regulator, whose amino-acid sequence is MIARIEDVAREAGVSTATVSRALRGLPNVSEVTRVRVVRVATDLGYVVSRTASTLASGRTLTVAVLSPFMERWFFSQLIAAVESELRTRGYDALLIGLAQPGAPGRDAFKPETLRGRVDAVVVLTAPLTGGELDGVRRLGLPTVFIGASLGGAMSVRVDDVAIARTATEHLLHLGHTRIAYVGGDPHEPINYTTPADRRAGWMAAMRAAGVEPVAAYEVPGLFTPAGGLAAGRALLALAEPPTAVFAASDEMAFGVLAAAREAGVRVPAQLSVVGVDDHELATLVDLTTVAQPVARQGTLAAQLALDAISGLSRTQEHVVVPVHLEVRGTTGPCPA
- the lipB gene encoding lipoyl(octanoyl) transferase LipB codes for the protein MRRLGVLPYAEAWDLQRSVHAEVVAGGDDVVLLLEHDPVYTAGKRTEAWERPLDGTPVVDVDRGGKITWHGPGQVTGYPITRLADPVDVVAYVRALEQVLIDTCAALGLATTRVEGRSGVWTLDGARKVAAIGIRVAQGVTMHGFALNCDPDLTAYDAIVACGITDASVTSLTRELGRSVTVADALPVLERHLPSLVAARV
- the ugpC gene encoding sn-glycerol-3-phosphate ABC transporter ATP-binding protein UgpC; this translates as MATVTFEKATRMYDGAQRPAVDALDLEVGDGEFLVLVGPSGCGKSTSLRMLAGLEPVDGGAIRIGDRDVSNVDPSDRDIAMVFQTYALYPHLTVADNMGFALKIAGVPKTEIRTRVEEAAKVLDLSDYLERKPKALSGGQRQRVAMGRAIVRNPQVFCMDEPLSNLDAKLRVATRTQIASLQRRLGVTTLYVTHDQVEAMTMGDRVAVLKDGVLQQVDSPRAMYDRPGNVFVAGFIGSPAMNLFDVEIGSDGASHLGNFVLTPSRETAAGLTGSAAVLGTRPEDLRLVGSGEGVPATVELVEELGSDAFVHASVEGSNGAQVLVARVDPKSPPAKGASVWLAPDPEQLHWFDAATGARVSV
- a CDS encoding MOSC domain-containing protein; its protein translation is MEHCDACRFDASLWTREDLRRTLEMAPLLVEGVTGRRGPAVSSDDVDLVAAVHRLWHDLSTAGRDACAGTPSVSGVVVQVSLSRGGVPKLPVLRAAVTAQGVSGDRQATRRHHGRPWQAVCLWSAEVVDALAAEGHPIGYGSAGENLTVRGLPWASVRPGARLLVGSALVEVMAFAIPCRKNAQWFADGRFRRMAQEVSPGRSRLYARVVVDGVVAPGDPAVLEPFAVPTQAVPARQESFF
- a CDS encoding glycoside hydrolase family 13 protein gives rise to the protein MTAPSVWWRDAVVYQVYVRSFADSDGDGVGDLPGITARLPHVAALGADAVWLTPFYRSPMADHGYDVADQCDVDPLFGTLADADALLARAHELDLHVIVDLVPNHSSDEHAWFREALADPLSPMRERYVFRDGRDGGPPNSWHSVFGGPAWTQVPDGQWYLHLFDSRQPDVEWRNPAVHEEWERILRFWLDRGVDGFRIDVAHALYKQEGLEDHPPGEEADGVMFHHMPNAWDQPEVVEVYRRWREITDSYAGDRVMVGEVFLPKVERVTRFVGRDRLHQAFNFPLLAAPFDATRWKALLTQSLEAFEVDGASPTWVLSNHDVVRHATRYGGGAEGRARALAATMVLLALPGSPYLYEGEELGLEQDHVPAELRQDPIWLRSGGQVVGRDGCRTPVPWTAESPGHGFTTGTPWLPLGPQALDRAVAVQQGDDASTLSAYRRALETRRALLPSLSREVRWRDVPEGALAFARDLEGGGALVCVLSTGPDVPLPEGELLLSSRPVEGVVPEGTTAWVRTS
- the lipA gene encoding lipoyl synthase; the encoded protein is MTIAPDGRRMLRLEVRNAATPIEKKPSWIRTRAVMGPEYTALKALVKDEGLHTVCEQAQCPNIFECWEDREATFLIGGDQCTRRCDFCTIDTGKPADYDTDEPRRVAESVATMGLRYATITGVARDDLPDGGAWLYAETVRQVHAAVEGIGVELLVPDFDAVPEQLAEVFGSRPEVLAHNLETVPRIFRRIRPGFRYERSLDVITQARAAGLVTKSNLILGMGETREEVSEALADLVAAGCELITITQYLRPSSRHHPVERWVEPQEFDEMAEEARELGFSGVMSGPLVRSSYRAGRLYAEAVAARG
- a CDS encoding peptidase E, with protein sequence MNILAIGGGGFVPTERYGAAPGPLVTHALALTGKEAPRVCALYTATGDDVARIAQWHSCWAAYGHGIRASHVAVLPMPNVDDLRAHLLAQDAVYVGGGSVAGLAVLWRLHGLDAVMREAWQAGVVLFGVSAGSLCWHSGGTTDSFGPELRPWTDGLGLIPGSNCPHYDSEARRRPLYQQLVRDGVLAPGYAADDGVGLHYVGTTLHEAVADRPGASAYRVDVTGEEPVPTRLLG
- a CDS encoding LLM class F420-dependent oxidoreductase — translated: MDLRVMTEPQQGASYDELLAVARTAEACGFDAFFRSDHLVAFDFPGFVTPRDGTGLPGPTDAWVTLAGLARETSTIRLGTMVTAATFRLPAMLAIAAAQVDAMSGGRVELGLGTGWFEQEHTAYGIAFPSLGERFERLEEQLEIVTGLWASSGPYSFAGKHYALVDAPALPKPVQSPVPIVVGGSGPVRTPRLAARFATEFNLPFASLEATAEQFGRVRAAAAQTGRSLVLSACQALCVGRDEAEVRRRADALGRSVESLRAGGLAGTPAEVVDKIGAFGEVGASRLYLQALDLTDLDQLELVASEVLPQV
- a CDS encoding GNAT family N-acetyltransferase, with the translated sequence MTVRPATGLDEAAMIGAWVAAQGARGLPPSKARQSRVRAKLREPLALGLVSGDPVVGMLLAEPWRSPEGRLVGGVLHLSMLFVAPASQRAGHGTALVTALLARYPQVRVWSRDAVGFYEGLGFTRTGAESDVGVELESPALQALRP
- a CDS encoding MMPL family transporter — its product is MIDTPARRHRVRPYAGAIAVLWLLVLAVAGPLSGKLADVVESSQSAFLPDSAESTLALEVEKALAGADVFPTLVVYERTSGITDADRARVERDAARIARVEGVVAVLPAQPAKDGQALQVVAAVDGTDVEKLPVIVGEIRDGTDPKDGLGVWVTGIGGFSADQFEVFSSIDGPLLLATAGVVVLILLLVYRSPVLWLLPLVCAGAAFATSAAVIYGLARADLLTVDAQSQGILTVLVFGAGTDYALLLIARYREELHEFDRPWDAMRVALRGAVPAIVASAATVCLGLLCLLASDLASNRGLGPVAAIGVVSAALTMTTLLPALLLLIGRRAFWPRVPQADHLGLTEHGVWGRISEHVGAHPRRVSLLSAGALLVLAAGATQLQASGIGSSDFFTERNESVVGQEVIERHYDAGSGRPVTVVAPVAQADAVKRVVDADRDVVGSAFATTDPTDPAAPRNERDGLVLLNATLSVSGDGTDAQAVVDRLRDEVDEVSRDVLVGGSTAINLDLQRASQRDNRVIIPLVLLVILVVLALLLRAVVAPLMLIGTVVLSYAATLGVCAIVFNEVFGFAGADSSFPLFAFVFLVALGIDYNIFLMSRVREETVETGSTRAGTLKGLAVTGGVITSAGVVLAATFGVLGVLPLVPLAQLGFAVAFGVLLDTIVVRSLLVPALTLQLDRRTWWPSALSRAGESAPAPRP